In the Bacillus sp. FJAT-42376 genome, TTGAGAAAAACGGTTCTGCGGAAAGACGCGGCAGAGTGGGAGGCCCTCCCTCTTCATGAAAAGAAGAATGCACAATGGTTTGGTATTCTGTATATCATTGGGGGCTTCATATCTGTAAGCTTAACCCTTTATCTCCAGGTTCCGGCCATTTGGTACACCATTTCCTATGCCGTCCGCTCGCTAAGCACCTACACCTACAGCTCCTACTATTTCTGGGACAGCTTGATGGTTGTTACCGTCGGTGTTATTGAACTGGCCATCTGGCTGATTGGGTTAAAAAATGCACGGAAAGACCGGATTGCGCGCCGAAACAATCCTCCCAATCAGGAACAGGAAGCTGTATAAAGACCATTTTCAACCGAAATAAAGCAAGAGATCCTCTTGCTTTATTTTTCTATTGGCAACTGATTTGTATTCCCATTCTCAAAACATACCGTTCATCTCCCTTTAGCCGCACCTCTTCTGTTATGTTAAGAAAAGAAAGGACGACTGCATGGACTTTTCAAAAATCGGAAAGGAAATCTATTTCTTAAGAAAGACAATCGGCATGTCTCAAAAAGAGCTTGCGGCCGGAATCTGTTCGCAGGCTCAAATCAGCAAGATTGAGAGAGGGGATGTCTATCCGTATGCCCCCACGTTATATTTAATCGGCCAAAGGCTGGGAGTGGATATCAACTACTTCTTCCATGTCGCCCTTACTTCCAACTATCATTATGTAAAGGAAGCCGAATCACACTTCACCACCCTCAGAAGGGAAGAAAAATACGAAGAGATCCTGAATTTTGCAGAAGCTGAAAAGAAAAATCCTCTCTATCGAACAAGCCGCTCCTACCAGCAGCTGATTATGTGGCACGAAGCCATCGGTCTCTTTAATCTCACCGGCAAACAAAGAGAAACGCTGGCGATGCTTGATGATGCCATCTCCCTTACAAGCTCCACCAGCAAGATCATGACCGAACGCGAAATGGAGATTTTCAACACGAAATGCGTGTTTCTCCTGGATATGCAGGACTACGAAAGCCTGCTTCAGCATCATCAAACCATCCTTCAGCACCTCGAACGTGCACCAAGTCTGTCTGACAAAACCCTGAAAACAAGGATTTATTTTAACTGTGCCAAGGCCCGGTCAAAACTCGGCCACCATAAAGACTCCATTCAGTTATGCCAAAAAGGAATCCAGTGGTGCTTCAGT is a window encoding:
- a CDS encoding helix-turn-helix domain-containing protein, which produces MDFSKIGKEIYFLRKTIGMSQKELAAGICSQAQISKIERGDVYPYAPTLYLIGQRLGVDINYFFHVALTSNYHYVKEAESHFTTLRREEKYEEILNFAEAEKKNPLYRTSRSYQQLIMWHEAIGLFNLTGKQRETLAMLDDAISLTSSTSKIMTEREMEIFNTKCVFLLDMQDYESLLQHHQTILQHLERAPSLSDKTLKTRIYFNCAKARSKLGHHKDSIQLCQKGIQWCFSADSLYLLPELHYWMGRNYEALQDSVKAIQYLKKAGYYFKLLDRVPCQRMVEEDLERLEGSC